The DNA sequence GCCGGGGCTCCGGGCGAAGGTGCCTCGCTGCAAGGCCAGAGAGCCACCTGGCGCCACGAGCCCGGCGAGGACGGCGCGGTGATTCTGCGTCTGCAGCCGGAGCTGCTCTCCGGCGGCGCCGTCGAGCTCGAGGCGCGGGTGTTGGGCACCTTGAGCTTTCCGGTGCAGGGAAAGGACCGCAGCGCCGTGCGGAGCATTTTTGGCGATCCCCGGGACGGCGGCCGGCGGAGCCATGAAGGCGTCGACATCTTCGCCTCGCGGGGTACCCCTGCCGTCGCCGCCGGCGATGGAGTGGTCAGCCGGGTGGGCACGAACCGCCTGGGGGGCAACGTGGTGTGGATGCGCACTGGCGGGCTCAATCTTTATTACGCCCATCTCGATGAGGCGACGGTGAGCTTCGGCCAGCGTCTGGCCGCTGGGGACGAGGTGGGGAAGGTGGGCAATACGGGCAACGCCCGCCACACGCCGCCGCATCTTCATTTTGGCGTTTACGACGGCGGGGCACGGGATCCGCTACGCTTTCTGGATCCGCTGGAGACCGAGCCGGCAGCGGTGACCGCCTCCGTCGAGGCCCTGGCACGCTGGGCGCGAGTCTCCGGCGCCCGGGTGCGGCTGCGGCAGGGGCCGTCCACCGGCACCGCCATTCTCACCGAGCTGCCCCGCCACACGGCCCTCCGACTCCACGGCGCCCGTGGCTCCTGGTATCGCGTCTCTCTCCCCGACGGCACCCGCGGCTACATCGCTGCCTCCCTCACCGAGGCGGCGGAACGGCCGGTGCGTCAGGAGCGTCTCGGCGAGCCGCGTCTACTGCGCAGCCTCCCGCAGCCCGCCGGGCTGGTGGTGGGCACGCTGGAGCCCGACACCGCCGTTCCCGTCCTCGCCAGCTATGAGGAGCACCTGCTGGTGCAAACCCCCGACGGCCATGCCGCCTGGCTCGGGGAGCCGGCGCCGGAGCTGAATCTGGCGAGTGCGTCCTAGTCCGCCGGCCGCCTACTCTCCCTCCGCCGGCCAGAGGGCCCAGCGGAATGCATCCTCCTTGGTCGCCCGGAAGATCGTCCAATGCTGCTCCTCGGGGCGGGGATCGTAGGTCCAGCGAAGGCTGGAAGGGGCCTGAGTCTCGAGGATCTCGGCCAGGGCGTCGGTGTGGCGGACGATGTCCTCGGCGTCGGAGCCGGTGAACCAGAGGGTCCGCTCTCCTCCTGCTAGATCCGGAAGCCTTTCTTCGGCCTTGCGTACCAGCGCGTGGTCGTCCCACCACAGCGATGGATCCATGGCGATGTAGCGCTGGAAGAGCTGGCGGCGGCGGAAGAATGTGTCCATGACGAAGAGGCCGGCGAAGGATTCGCCGACCAGGGCCCGCTCCTCGGTGGTGCGGTAGCGGCGGTCGATCTCGGGGATCAGCTCGGTCTCGATGAACGAGCGGAAGGCTGCGGCGCCGTCGTCGCCGGGAGCGTATTGGAGATCGTCCTCGGTCGTGGAGGCGGGGGTGAGGTCCCGCCGCCGATCGGTGTTCTCGATGCCCACCACCAGCACCGGCGCGATGGCGCCGTCGCGGATCAGCGCGTCGATGGTGTTGGCGATGTGGGGGAAGTCCTCCGCCACTCCGCCATCCGGCATGTAGA is a window from the Acidobacteriota bacterium genome containing:
- a CDS encoding peptidoglycan DD-metalloendopeptidase family protein codes for the protein AGAPGEGASLQGQRATWRHEPGEDGAVILRLQPELLSGGAVELEARVLGTLSFPVQGKDRSAVRSIFGDPRDGGRRSHEGVDIFASRGTPAVAAGDGVVSRVGTNRLGGNVVWMRTGGLNLYYAHLDEATVSFGQRLAAGDEVGKVGNTGNARHTPPHLHFGVYDGGARDPLRFLDPLETEPAAVTASVEALARWARVSGARVRLRQGPSTGTAILTELPRHTALRLHGARGSWYRVSLPDGTRGYIAASLTEAAERPVRQERLGEPRLLRSLPQPAGLVVGTLEPDTAVPVLASYEEHLLVQTPDGHAAWLGEPAPELNLASAS
- a CDS encoding alpha/beta hydrolase-fold protein; the protein is MLAIGGLGGCAHSAPRDPIPPHRSFDLTSEVVDEVRRIAVYTPPGYESGEADYPVLYMPDGGVAEDFPHIANTIDALIRDGAIAPVLVVGIENTDRRRDLTPASTTEDDLQYAPGDDGAAAFRSFIETELIPEIDRRYRTTEERALVGESFAGLFVMDTFFRRRQLFQRYIAMDPSLWWDDHALVRKAEERLPDLAGGERTLWFTGSDAEDIVRHTDALAEILETQAPSSLRWTYDPRPEEQHWTIFRATKEDAFRWALWPAEGE